AATTTACTTGTATATGGCCATTATACTGATTAggtaaaaaacctttttttttttttttttttggtaatcgttgtgtttttaaaactttcaatttggtccttgaGTTTTGAAGCTATCATCAATATGGACTTTGTCAGCCTCTCGCAAAAAGCTTATTTGGAAAATGGATTGCACAATTCGCACaattaaaatgatatatatagcaaataaactaataataatcataataaattttatttgacatttaaaaaaaaaaaaccacaaattgaagggaaaaagaagaagctgaaTTTGCAAACTGTGTACATATATTGTTAGGGTTTGGGGTAgatattgatttgattttgtgattGAAGATCTTAGAAAACTTAGAAGCAATGGTTTGACTTGTTCTGGGTGTGTTGTGTGTTTGATtgccaagaaagtgagagaaaaaaaaatacaaattaagcatttttatttatttttatcctttTAAACCTATGAATTTTCTAATATTATTCCTTAACAAACTGCTTAAATAACAAGCTGTGTTGTCTTAGAATAATAAGTGATACCAATGTCTTTTATGTTccatctttctaaaaaaaaaatgtctgaGAATCAGATCGTGCCAAATATTTCCATTGCTAATATAATCcgtattttgatattttgtaaattttactTATGTTTTCAAGCAAAAGATGCTTGCATAGTTTCTttgttctaaaaattataaaaatataatatcacGCCATATGAagaaattatttcaatattatgatttcaatttattaataaaataaatattgaaaataaaaagaacaaaaattactttaatttaCTTTATCATTAAtaccatataaatttttttttgataaatacacATTATATAAGACTAAATTGCTATTTGAAACCAAATAGGacaattttaatttcatttcattttaattttattaattttttggtaataaagtttcgtttaaaataaatatattactaGTAAAAAGAGAGGTTTTTGAAAATTGCTGCACATTAAACACCATTTACATCTCACCTTATAGCCCACCAttcccaaattttttaatttcctttcaCGGGTTAACACTTAATTAACAAATGTTAGAAATATCTACAGTTACTGGGCTGAGTTGGCAATAAGGtgaaatcatttatttttaataccgTGACACCCTCTCATTGGTTGGAACTACAAGCTCAGCTTGTTGAACTTGTAGTCCAGGACTACCCAATAATTTTCCTTGTTGTATACATAAGATATGATGACTTATATTAATTTCCTCCAATATCTCACAAAACTTTTAAACCTATGAATTTTCTAATATTAATGTTTTAGAATTAGAAGTGATACCAATGTCTTTTATGTTCCAtcttgcttaaaaaaaaatgtgagaatcAAATCATGCCAAATATGCTCGTTGATAATAATCattgttttgatattttgtaaattatatatataaagccaaaactaagaaaaatttcaattatattctaaattgGATTGCAATTGATGTCCAGTTTTGTGTCATGTAtccaatttaagatttttaatttttgtgccaagttaatcattcattgaaaaaaatgaagagtcTAATATCAAATGAACCATttaaaaaactcaatttatcaaaaaaaaaaatgttgataaatACCTACAATCCAAACTACCTTAAGGTTGATATTGGGATAACATGTGGCATTTTATGGATTATGTAACATGCTAGAAGCATGATGTGGGCAACTGATACGTTTTGTTTTAGTGCCCAAAAAACTGATAAATACTTGTTATTGACCAAATTGTAAGTATTTACATGTTAATTAAGATCAAAACAACTCCTTAAAACTGTATGatagaatatttaaaataaGTGCTAACAATAAATTACATGAAATTATCATGGTCTAAGCTAAATATAAGCTATAGATAAAAgagacttaaaataaaaattacagtaaaaaattattaaaatattgtagCTAAACATATGATGGACAAATCTTAGTGTATATAAAACTATTTACATGCTAGTTTTACTTATGTTTTCAAGCAAAAGATGCTTGCATAGTATCTTTGTTCTTAAATTTATAGTAGTCTAATATCATGCCATATGAAGAAactatttcaataatttaattaaaataataaaataaatagtgttgtttcttaaaaaacagtaaaaataaaaagaacaaaaattactttaacttGATCAATGCACACCGAATAAAACTTTCTTGATGAATGCGCACCATATAAGACTAAACTGCTGTTTGAAACCAAATATTATAGTAGAATATGAgactattttaaaataaataatgaaaatccttattgaaatttttgataattgtcatttaatcaaaattgcattttaattttattaaatttttggtaGTAAAGttccatttaaaataaaatattttactaaatttAATGTACTTAAGGTAGTCATAGGGCAAAATTATGTTGGACAACTTGTAATACTAGCATTTAGCTACATAGTGCAAGTACAATACTACaatatattcaacaaaatatggtggtagattataaaaaaatattggaatagaattttaatcaaaatagtatttattttaaacttcttgaatttttgcaacaaaaaaaaaaaaaaaatcattttatttttaagagaggtgctacgtctacaacattttcacaataaatcataagtggttagttgttattgattcaaatttgaacctaatactaagattatttttttgcctcaacaaaaacaactagtaataacctgccacttaagatttgttataaaaatattgtgaatatatcATTTCTTTACAAGAGTATTTTACATTTAAACTTGGGAATAGCTCATAAACTCAATTTTTACATTAGAATAGTTAACGGTTCAAgtcttttataaatttcaattttgataatttataacaaatttgCTATGAAATAATCAAtgaaaattcatatataaaagAGGTACTATACAAACtatcttaaaaataataataataataaaaaataaaaaaataaaagttatacAAACAATCAAAGATATGTAAAGGTCTTccttaaaagaatatatatataacagttagaattatttataaaaagttgGGTTTTCATTCAATTATTTAAACTTATTATTCAGcaattcaaaattaataaaaataactaatttaaaaattaaaacataatattttttttaaaattattaatagtagGGTTCAATTGGATCATGTTACATTATTCGTCAATACATTATGGATAGTTTTCTTGTTGGGCTAGAAATTAAACACTTACGAAAAGTAATTATAGGCCCACACCATAATGTGAAACTATTGCTAAGTTTAGGGTTTAATAAGCCAGAAAAGGCTCTTACACTATAAGACATTGCGCAGCGCCATCGTACTCCACTTTTCGCCATTTACATTTAGAgttaccaatatatatatatatatatatatatataaaaccgaagcttttgaagcttccacaaatttccacatcagcacaatatttaaaaaaaaaaaaaaaacataaaaaaaaacgCAATAAAAGACACCCTTTCACGATGTCTGCCTCCCGATGCTCTGTCTTTCCCTTTCACAATGCTCTGCCATCTCTTCCCTGCCTTTCTCTTCTACCAGCTCCTCCTCAATCAGACCCACGGCAAACCAACAGCAAAGCATCACATCTAAAAACCCAAAGATTCCTCAATGAAAACCCACCATACCCACAAACCAACAAACccaaactctttttttcctattcACAACATGATTCCAATCTCAGCAATTGCTATGCCTCCCTTAATCCCATCAAGCCCAACTCTATATATCATCGTAGAACCCGCTCCCCTACTAAAACTTTTCCCAAGATTGATAAATACTCCTGCGGACAAATCAACAAGAGAAAGGGTGAGCTAAAAGACAAAATCTTGAACACTTACCAGTTATCTCTACAAACCAGCCCCACAACCGCAGTGAACAATAATtctaaggaagaagaagatggagggaCTGATATATATGGGTATTGCGACCACAGtatagagaaagagaagaaaatattttttgagaagcaagagaggaaaatataaaagagcAAGGGAAAGGACAAATAAATAACTTACGGtaatgtttagcaaaaaaaaaaaaaaacttacggTAATCAGACCCCTTTACAAAAATTAGCGGATTAGCCCAActctatatttaaaaataaaaaataaaaagatgggCTAAccagccacttttttttttttttagaaaaaccagccactttaatatatatatatatatatatatatcagaagtttttgaaactctcacaatatttaaatagaattatcattttatttaaataaaattatttttgtttagttcaaacttaacagggagtgaaactctatctctctaataagtccaacttaaactcaaactcatcattttttattaaacaaaattatttttgtttaatccaaacttaataaggagtgaaactTTATCTCTATGacaagtctaacttaaactcaaactcaaacattgatattattattattattattattatctctcTACTTCACTAATGTGATATTTTATGATAGGGTGCAAACCTATagccatggattattcttttgaatgtaacccaatctttttcttatatttttctattttttagtcatatatattttgttttgtttcaataatttctaagcagtgaattatttgattctttaatattttttgatctttgaaaagttttaatatttaaatttttgagttattttttgctgTATCTGAAATTAtctgacaaattttttataagccaTTACACGTTCAAGTAAtggtttcttcatcaaattgtaacacaaattgaagttataCAAAAACGAATCATGTAATGGTGtagttttttaatcaatttaagactttataaaattattttagcctACCTtacaaataggtaggttcccgtgcatagtacgggttagcgactagtttatttttaataccGCAACACCCTCTCATTGGTTGAGAATCCGGGACttcctaataatttctcctattATATGCCTAAGAATTGAGATATGATAACTCATATTAATTTCCTCCTATATCTTACAAAACTTTTAAATCTAtgaattttctaatattttccCTTATCAAACCTGTGTTGTTTTAGAATTATAAGTGATACCAATGTTTTTTATGTTCCATCCTCTTTAAAAAAGTGTGAGAATCAAATCATGCCAAATATACACATTGATAATAATCattgttttgatattttgtaaattatatatatatacacacatatacataatactaaaacttagagaaaattcaatcagattctaaattggacttcaattgaggtcaaattttgtgtcatgtgtccaatttaagatttttaatttttgtgccaagttaattgttcattgaaaaaaaatgaagaatctAATATCAAATGAACCAtttaaaaaaacccaattattattattattattttgtggatAAATACCTATGATCCAAACTACCTAAAGGTTGATATTAGGATAACAAGTGGCATTTTGTTGATTATGTATTATGCGAGAAGTATGACGTTGGCAACTAATAGGTTTTGTTTTAGTGcccaaaaaaatgataaatatttgtTATTGACCAAATTATAAGTATATACATATTAATTAGGATCAAAACAACTTCTTAAAATTGTATGATAGaatatctaaaataaatgctaacaaaaaaattacatgaaattATCATGGTCTAAGTTAAATATAAGTTACAGATAAAAgatacttaaaataaaaattacaacaaaaaattattaaaatactatAGCTAAACATATGATGTATATATAGAATTATTTACATGATAGTTTTACTTATGTTTTCAAGCAAAAGATGCTTGCATGGTATCATTGTTCTTAAATCTATAGTAAATATCATACCATATGAAGGAActatttcaataatataattaaaaattattaataaaataaatagtgttgtttctaaaaaaagtgaaaataaaataacaaaaattactttaacttGATCAAGTACACAATAAAACTTTCTTGATGAATGCACACCATATAAGACTAAAACTGCTATTTGAAACCAAATATTATAGTAGATTATACAACTATTTAAATAACTAATGAAAATCCTTATTGAAACTTTTGATAATTGtcatttaatcaaaatttcactttaattttattaaatttttggtaataaagttccatataaaataaaatattttactaattttaatatACTTAAGGTGGTCATAGGGAAAAATTATGTTGGACAACTTGTAATACTAGCATTTAGTTACATAGTGCAAGTACAATATATACAACAAATTATTGTGgtagattataaaaataatgttttttttatatgaatattggaatagaattttaatcaaaatatatattttttaaacttcttgaaattttgccccaaaaaaaaatcaccttatttttaatatagaatAACAAGAGTATTTTACATTTAAACTCAGGAATAGTTCATAAACTCAATTTTACATTAGAATAATTAATGGATCGAATTTGTTATAAAGAGGTACTATacaaattatctttaaaaataaaaattatacaaacaaTCAAAGCTATGTAATGgttcccataaaaaaatgtaatggtcttccttaaaagaaaaaaatatatatttaacagTCAGAATTATTTGTAAGAAGTTGGGTTTTCagtcaattatttaaatttattattcaataattcaaaattaatgaaaataacaaatttaaaacgtaatatattttttaaaaaattattaatagtagGGCTAAATTGGATTGGGTTTgataagttgaaattttttcaacCAAGCTTGGATTGACTTAGCTCGATGGGTCAATGCATTATGGGTTATTTTATTGCTGGGCCGGAAATTAAACACTAGGTATAGGCCCATACCCACAACTTGACTTGTTGCTAGGGTTAGGGGTTTAGGGTTTAATATAAGCAAGAAAAAACTCCTACAGCATAAAACATTGCGCGGCGCCATCGTCCTCCACCTCTCGCCATTTGTATTCAGATCGTTTAACCAGAGGACTAACAGTACGGCTTAACTCTCATCATGGTCCACGTTGCCTTTTACCGAAACTGTAAGTCTCTTTCTCTCCCCCATTTTCTATTGCTAATATGATCAATGCTTTGTGTTTCTTCAATCAATTAGTAATGTTTTgctgtgtgttttttttttttttttttgcatttatatgaTTGTATTGACGAAGCTTGAGAAAACCCACTTTGCGTTTtgcattttgcattttgatGCCCTTTTCTGTTGCATATTCATAATTGTTTTGACGAAACCTGATAAACCCACTTCGGGTTTTGCATTTTTTGATGCTTTGTCTTTTGCATattcatgatttttttgatgaaaCCTGAAAAACCCACTTCGGGTTTTGCATTTTGATGCTTTTGTCTTTTTGCGTATGCACTATTGTTTTGATGAAACTTGAGAAACCcactttgtgtttgcatttgaTGTTTGAGTCATTTATGTAAATAGATGGGAAAACCTTTAAGAAGCCAAGACGTCCCTACGAGAAGGAGCGTCTAGATGCTGAGTTGAGGCTGGTGGGAGAGTATGGGCTGAGGTGTAAGAGAGAGCTGTGGAGAGTACAGTATGCTCTGAGTCGAATTCGTAACAATGCTAGAATGCTTTTGACCCTGGATGAGAAGAACCAACGTCGTATTTTTGAGGGTGAAGCCCTTCTGAGGAGGATGAACAGGTATGGGTTACTAGACGAGAGCCAGAACAAGCTCGATTATGTGTTGGCACTCACTGTCGAGAACTTTCTGGAGCGACGTTTACAGACTCTGGTGTTCAAGTCTGGCATGGCCAAGTCCATTCACCACGCTAGAGTGCTTATCAGGCAGAAGCATATAAGGTATATGAATAATTTATTATCTTTAGCTTTCTGTGAAACATAACTATTATGATCAACCCTTTATGCTTCTTCATTCGATTAGTGAGATTATGCTTTGTATTTTCCATAGTAGTAAgtggatgtgattttttttttaagtacattttttggttatttactTGTTAGAGgtaaaataaaactattaaaagTAGTAGAAAATCTTATGTTAATATAGGAGGTGAcaatatatgattttggataTGATAGATAGAATGGTAGAGAAAATACGTGTGCACAATTCTTTAGTTGACTCCATAGTTTTGGTACCAaggctttattattattattgttgttggtggtgttggtgttgttgttgttcttcttcttcttcttcttcttcttgtttatttggttttgcaattagtttcaaatttatttgaaTCATTGTTTGAGGAGTctcctaattattttttcaatgctgtaaaatactaaaatatggcCAACACGGAtttgtgaaattgaattttgtatGATGCTGGTTAGAGACAGATTCTCACCTAATGAAGTTAGAGTTTAATGTAACAGGTGAACGTTCACGGTTCTGATTAGTGCaatgtttgattttgaaaaggTAATTTGGGATATTTGGTATGGagcaaatttaaaacttaaataaaagaggtaagaaaagaaaagaaacaaaagctaGTTAACCTAATAGGATGACAGGATGACATTGGCTTTTTCTTTACCATTTGAAAAGGAAGCTATTGCGGGATtaggatttggaattttttgtgattgtggTACTTTTGGTTGATCTGAACACTACTTCCACCTTATTGGAATTTAAGAACATTAACCGTTTTAGGCCCTTTTATCTTGCTGAGTGGTGTGTTCCAAATATTGCCAAGGGTTTGGCATTTAgaggtgaaaataaaattttatagtgTGGTTCAATCAGGCACTATTTCATTAACTCAAGTTCTTCaaggacaaaagaaaaatttgagCATGGTCCTTAATGCTAACATTTGTTGGCTGTCAATTATAGAGTCAGGCTTTGTTAAATTGGATTGATGATTAGAAAATTAGACTTTGTTGCAAGTAATGCATTATAAAAATGTCAAACTGTGATGTGTGCACATCTTTTGGCATGATCAGTTTCCTTCCCTGCTTTTTGTATTTGACTAATTATCTGGTTAAGCCCTTGATCTGACTTCTGAGGATGAAATGAATTCATGGAAGTTTGGAGATTTAGAgttttcaaatcaaataaaaatcacaagTGAAGTTCGCCATTAGAAGGTAGTGCATGAACTCTTATATTTAGTTTAATGATTTATAGGGCCTTTTTGGTAACCCATTTTGAAAATGTTCTTCATGACTtaaagaacaaaatgcatgaggcgcattaattttttttgttttttttttaaatcttatctaaattttactatatgaACTCCCAAATTGAAAAcatcttttatgtattttacttctttgttttcagtcctccctccctccctccctctctctctaagTTGTCCGTCTTCTTTTGTTGATGGTTGTGGGTTGCTATTGTGTCTTTGGGTCTTTGTAGATGCTCATGGGTGGGCATGGGTTGTGGGAGCCACGAGCCATGCTGCTAGCAAGTATGGCAAAATGGAGCCATGACTCAAGATTTGTCGGCTGTGATGGTTTAggggaaaaggggaaaaaaaagaagaagctaggAATAGAAACACAGCAAACAGATTCGTCATTTTCTTGGGGTGGGAGAACACATcaaacaaattttacttttgagGACATTGAGTAACCTCTTGATCAATTGAAGACCTTGTTATTTTGGACCTTGTTTGAATGGTCTTGGCATTTGGTTATACTCATTGTAATTTCATTTATGAGTTCCAAGGCTCACTTTGATTCCTGTGTGATTCTTCGTAATTTTTTAGTTCCCttgtgttcatcatcatgaacatgaAGTAGTCTTCtgttcaataaaatattattacttataaaaaaaaaatttgagaaaaattctcAAAACATAGTTTTCAGTGATTTTTCTTAACAAAAGAGGCCCTTgctatccattttttttaattttattcttaaaaatattagaaTTGTCTGTTTGAAATTCTGTAGAACCGAGTGGACCTTAATATCATGTTGGTTGTCAAGTTAGACATTGTGAATATCTCAAGTCTCGATTATGTTCTTGGGATGAACAGTTAATTGTGAGTAAATATAAATGCAGCCAAAGCCAGGAGATTTTACTCTTGCAGTGCTTCTTGTTATAGAAGTGCAGGAGGTACTAGTTCTTATTGGCTGGCTGAAgtgttttggtggttttggTGTGTTGTGCTAAATAAGCCTGATTCTTGCTGGTGTCTCATACTTCAATGGGCTGCCCTTCTCCGAAGCATTCTGATTGATTTGTGCACTATTTCTTTTCCTGCTTTTCTACTTGTTTCATTCTGGCATTCTTAAAGTTGTTCCTATTGGCCAGGTTTAGTTCTTTTGGGGGGATGGTTGCTTATTGCTTGGGCTTAGGTTGTGCTCTCATCTTTTGTGTCTAGAGGCACCTCACCCTGCAGCTTACTTGTTTAGTAGGCTTGAATAGGATATTGTCGATGTGCCCATTTAGGTTTGCTCTAGGTTTGAAGAATAAATTTCCTAGGCTTGGCAGGTCGATTCCTGTGGGAATACACAATGCTTTTTATTCAGATTGATTTCCTAAATGATGGGCTTGATTAGTAATGTCTACCTCAGAGGAGCATGATGACATTTTTCCCCCATTTATTACATTTTGAGGCATGTTGCATTAACTAGAGTCTTGGCCCCTTATCTGTCCATTGCTTTCCTCATGGGCACATCCTCTTGTGATCAAATGGCAGTTTATTGACTTGAATTGCCTGTGAAATTTTGTCTCTCTGTGATCAGCTCTCAGGTTGCCAAGGATAGACTGTGATTGGTGAGATAATATTAACTTATTTTGGCTTTGTCAGGGTCGGGAGACAGGTGGTCAATATTCCCTCATTTATGGTTAGGGTGGACTCACAGAAGCACATTGATTTTTCATTGAATAGTCCTTTCGGTGGTGGACGCCCTGGGAGAGTGAAGCGCAGGAACCAAAAGTCAGCTGCGAAGAAGGCTGCTGGTGGAGATGGAGGAGACGAAGATGAAGAAGAGTAAGCTGAACTTTAGATATAAGACGATAATGAtcatcatttcttttttaaactacGACTGGCCTTTTTGAGAAGGCTATGTCAGTTAAgttttgttttgctattttcttcattatttttgagaatatgTTGGTTTTGCATATTATTTGATATTAGGTACGCGAGAATTTTCTTGGGTTCATGCTTAAATTGTCACTTTTTCTTCAGTATAAAATCCATCACCAAAGCAGCACATTTTTCCTAAAGGACATCTAATATCTGGACATCGATGGttgttaattaataattaatccTTTTACTTAAATATATTCGTGGCTCCGCAAAGATTTTGACCTGCCAGTACAAGCCTCTTTGCCCTTCGGATATGATCCCCCAAAGGTTTATCTCACATTCTGCATCAGTCTGGATGTATGCATCTGCCAAAATGAGCATATACTGATAGAAGAAATTTAGCATAATTGTGATAGAGCTTGAGGGAATGCTTTAGCCACTCGGAAGATAGTGATATATAAGCAATGtcctttactctctctctctctctctctctcaaaagcaaagaaacaaatacTTGGCCATACTAAACTGAGCCTGGACATTCACTTTTAATCCTCGTGAGCAGTGAGCAATGAGTTACTCGAGAAACATTGAGTTCTTGTGAATAATAGAGTTTCATGTTCACTTTTATCTTTGTGAAGAAAGCTTAGATGGATTAATGGCCATCCAGTAGAAATAGCTTTTGCTAAACGCTGGTCCGCTTTTAGACATTGTGAACAATCAGaggctaaaaaaaatgtgatacgAGCAATGTATATATTACAGTTCTAGTGGCCCCGAATATGATGTGTGATCATTTTATAACCCATAAGAATGTTACTGCATACTGGCTACATTTTTAAGAGATATGTCTAATCTGTGAACAAAGTACTCTAGTTTGCTCATTTCATCACCGAAATTACTGGTCATGAAAAGCTTTAGCCGTAGTTTTACAAGCATACTaatcaattttgagaaaaaaaatgttaattagcATTGTTAAAGATAATGGAactttctgattttttttttaaagaaagatatTCTCCATTGAGTTTTGTAAGTTTTGAGATTTATAATGGATTTTCATTGGTTAGGTGAATGCAAACTATAAAAGGCCAGTTGTTTAGGTGGGCTGAAGTGTCTAATGTTTTGTATATCTCTCAAATATTTCTTCCAAATTCGAGTTGTTTATGGTTACTCTCCTTCCTCAAGGGCCAATCAATTTCCAATGGACAGTAGGGATagtataataacaataaataaaatgaaaatctagATACTTATAAGTTGAGATGTTACTTTTATACTCAATCCAACCACCTAGGTTGGGCTGGGCTCAACAAGTTGAGATGTTAGTATATATTGGAAACACAATACCAAACCAATAGCCTAAtgttaacaataatttttctacaatttcctccttttctttGCAATCAAGTAGAGGAAGGTAGAGCAAAAGGAAAAGAACCAACCAAACAAATGAGTCATTTGCTCAGGTAGTTGAAATAacacttgaaagttgaaacaaaggCAAGATAAAACAAAGTGACACAAACAAAAGCAAATCATAACTGCACGATCCCAACTCATCATAGTCTTTGTTTGGTAGCAAAGGAAATCTAGGAAAAGAAAGATGCTTTTGCTTTGTTGGTTGTTACAT
This genomic stretch from Quercus lobata isolate SW786 chromosome 3, ValleyOak3.0 Primary Assembly, whole genome shotgun sequence harbors:
- the LOC115982847 gene encoding 40S ribosomal protein S9-2-like; the protein is MVHVAFYRNYGKTFKKPRRPYEKERLDAELRLVGEYGLRCKRELWRVQYALSRIRNNARMLLTLDEKNQRRIFEGEALLRRMNRYGLLDESQNKLDYVLALTVENFLERRLQTLVFKSGMAKSIHHARVLIRQKHIRVGRQVVNIPSFMVRVDSQKHIDFSLNSPFGGGRPGRVKRRNQKSAAKKAAGGDGGDEDEEE